In Oryza brachyantha chromosome 1, ObraRS2, whole genome shotgun sequence, the following are encoded in one genomic region:
- the LOC102717748 gene encoding TNF receptor-associated factor homolog 1b-like isoform X2, translating into MEHDMTVEDFIATNGLGTGGSIDTKDRSVPSSSLYEYRSCENVENGNPSTAPPFWDSDGEDDDPVISGPRPSDLFGRYTWRIENFSKEKKREMKSEPFEAGGYKWYILVYPQGCDVSNHLSLFLCVANHDKLLPGWSHFAQFTIAVGNHDPKKIKYSDTLHRFWKKEHDWGWKKFMELSKIHEGFLVDDVLEIIAQVQVIREKVDRPFRCLDRPYRRELLRVYMTNIEQIYRRFVEERRSRLCKLIEDKLRWSSFCAFWLAIDKRTRHRMSRERSDVILKIIVKDFFVEKEVTSTLVMDSLYTGLKALEYQSKNKSKKGIINSVDFEELPVPMVHVDMDMFVLAGDVIALLDRAALEPLPCQPVSPKDDKCSQSRTKDGSGEVNKVSIECEERRLTELGQMILETFALSHIFSGIEVAYQEAVALKRQEELIREEEEAWLLETEMKAKRGGTTEKDKRSKKKQAKQKKNNRKVKDKDREEKSNSNFAERSQDENTIHGKEDSKQAGRISTKIDASEEGASDVSDNLDESTEIWKKHSSMENKSSSCSSESSTMSIVQDKRNNSLDSKDQISRNRGKTQRSRSISNMNSTQDVDDLPSSTTSSDRNSSGCGPAPKLDQETVLLTLKDRLRKLGERLHEKEIEGRKLLQAHLEKKAAAEAATCSSSSLSSNSLEETPEVLKSPDQSSVTTSAADINASPPKSLAVVTNDASKVTPAKPATILSTNSVPTVVPTLSKAEPVLCEGHVSSSAPQIDTPINSSPLQVDKAATLLSGFLLVDQALPVPSKSSAPQVDKVSKAVPAPPKSPAPQVDKVSIAVPTPLKSPATQVEKVAKAIPVRPKSPATQVEKVTKAIPTPKSPAPQVDKVTPLNPVSRQMPPASNSEAREVTVPKKAAIPSISQTPVISRPSSAPLFQAPRSTLPPTSAVQVPSMLSRSLTVAGRSRNEQSPSIPSYAGQTYRNAIVGKTNLDTSSASLDQSTSFGQSVTPSQPLSTYASAASAMVPPVGRDGQLASKQCFMFGQSKSEENWHPWKGDNDANKHMWVDDSPYHETTNSDIRTRAWMDNSYQQVSCSRTDEQSEFGGLHKQFQREVPTNPGPYQLPGPMGEEFPHIDIINDLLEEEQSSGSMAESTFHEYHSFGLPFSSRGNLVNSEVTSAGSSGRLNLTDHYYDEGYPVAYDRLNALYRLREGQFSTLDAYSNGRMDSITSKPWLHNFSNPAVNLGANLNGFSRQMGNYTNLGSGRMNGEYLYHHANGQW; encoded by the exons TTATCTCAGGGCCTAGACCTTCAGATTTATTTGGGCGGTATACTTGGAGAATTGAAAACTTttcaaaggagaagaaaagagaaatgaAAAGTGAACCGTTTGAAGCTGGTGGTTATAAATG gTACATTCTAGTCTACCCTCAAGGGTGTGATGTTTCCAATCACTTGTCATTATTTCTCTGTGTTGCTAATCACGACAAACTTCTTCCAG GATGGAGTCATTTTGCACAGTTTACTATAGCTGTGGGCAATCATGATccgaaaaaaattaaatattcag ACACCTTGCACAGGTTCTGGAAGAAAGAACATGACTGGGGATGGAAAAAGTTTATGGAGTTGTCAAAGATCCATGAAGGTTTCCTTGTTGATGATGTTCTTGAAATCATTGCTCAAGTTCAGGTTATCAG GGAGAAAGTGGACCGCCCATTTCGTTGCCTTGACCGCCCTTATCGACGAGAACTACTCCGTGTCTATATGACGAATATAGAGCAAATTTACCGGCGCTTTGTTGAAGAGCGCAGAAGTAGACTTTGCAAGCTCATTGAGGACAAACTGAGATGGTCCAG TTTCTGTGCCTTCTGGCTTGCAATTGACAAAAGAACAAGGCATCGCATGTCAAGAGAGAGGAGTGATGTCATACTGAAAATAATAGTGAAAGATTTCTTTGTTGAGAAAGAAGTAACTTCAACATTAGTTATGGACTCCCTTTATACAGGGTTGAAGGCCCTTGAGTACCAGAGCAAGAACAAGAGCAAGAAAGGCATAATAAACTCAGTGGATTTTGAAGAGCTGCCAGTGCCTATGGTCCATGTTGACATGGACATGTTTGTTTTGGCTGGTGATGTCATAGCTTTGCTTGACAGGGCAGCTTTAGAACCCTTGCCTTGTCAGCCTGTGTCTCCAAAGGATGACAAATGTTCCCAGAGCCGCACTAAG GATGGTTCTGGAGAAGTTAACAAAGTTTCGATTGAATGTGAAGAAAGGCGCCTAACTGAACTTGGTCAGATGATACTTGAAACATTTGCACTATCCCATATATTCAG TGGGATTGAGGTTGCCTATCAAGAAGCTGTTGCTTTGAAGAGGCAAGAGGAGCTTATtcgcgaggaggaagaagcttGGCTCCTTGAAACTGAGATGAAGGCGAAGCGTGGTGGTACCACTGAAAAGGACAAAcgttcaaagaaaaaacag GCAaaacagaagaagaacaatCGTAAGGTTAAAGACAAAGACAGAGAAGAAAAATccaattcaaattttgcagAAAGAAGTCAAGATGAAAACACAATTCATGGCAAGGAGGACTCTAAACAAGCAGGACGGATATCTACGAAAATAGATGCCTCTGAAGAAGGTGCCTCAGATGTGTCGGACAATTTAGATGAGTCCACTGAG ATTTGGAAGAAACACTCTAGTATGGAGAATAAGTCATCATCATGTTCATCTGAATCTTCTACCATGAGTATTGTGCAAgacaaaagaaacaactcattGGACAGTAAAGATCAGATATCACGTAATAG AGGGAAAACTCAGCGCAGCAGGAGCATAAGCAATATGAACAGTACTCAAGATGTGGATGATCTTCCATCAAGCACGACTAGCTCAGACCGGAATTCATCTGGCTGTGGCCCAGCTCCGAAGCTTGATCAGGAGACTGTTCTACTTACCTTAAAAGATAGGCTTCGGAAACTTGGCGAACGCTTACATGAg AAGGAAATTGAGGGCAGGAAACTACTTCAGGCTCATTTGGAAAAGAAGGCAGCAGCCGAGGCAGCAACCTGTTCATCCTCGTCACTCTCATCCAATTCTTTAGAAGAGACTCCTGAAGTTCTGAAGAGCCCAGATCAATCCTCAGTAACTACCTCTGCTGCTGATATTAATGCATCACCTCCAAAATCTCTAGCAGTAGTCACTAATGATGCCAGTAAAGTCACTCCAGCAAAACCAGCCACCATTCTAAGCACTAATTCTGTGCCTACGGTTGTTCCCACTCTGAGTAAAGCAGAGCCAGTTTTGTGTGAAGGGCATGTGTCATCTTCGGCTCCACAAATTGATACTCCAATCAACTCAAGTCCACTGCAAGTTGATAAAGCTGCTACCCTTCTTTCAGGCTTTCTGCTTGTTGATCAAGCTCTTCCAGTTCCGTCTAAATCATCTGCACCACAGGTTGATAAGGTCTCTAAAGCTGTTCCCGCTCCCCCAAAATCACCTGCTCCACAGGTTGATAAGGTCTCTATAGCTGTTCCGACTCCCCTGAAATCACCTGCTACACAGGTTGAAAAAGTTGCTAAAGCTATTCCTGTGCGCCCAAAATCACCTGCCACACAAGTGGAAAAGGTTACTAAAGCCATTCCAACACCAAAATCGCCAGCACCTCAGGTTGATAAGGTTACCCCACTTAACCCTGTATCACGGCAAATGCCTCCTGCATCTAATTCAGAAGCTCGAGAAGTTACTGTTCCCAAAAAGGCTGCAATCCCTTCTATTTCCCAAACTCCTGTAATATCGAGGCCTTCAAGTGCTCCTTTGTTCCAGGCACCAAGATCAACTTTACCGCCTACTTCAGCAGTTCAAGTTCCCTCAATGCTTTCTCGCTCATTGACTGTGGCTGGACGATCGAGGAATGAACAATCCCCTTCTATCCCAAGTTATGCAGGACAGACCTACCGAAATGCCATCGTCGGTAAGACTAATCTTGATACAAGCTCAGCAAGTCTTGATCAGTCGACTTCTTTTGGCCAAAGTGTCACACCTTCACAGCCACTATCAACTTATGCCTCAGCAGCATCTGCCATGGTACCTCCTGTTGGAAGGGATGGGCAGTTGGCAAGTAAACAATGTTTTATGTTTGGGCAGAGCAAGTCAGAAGAAAACTGGCACCCATGGAAAGGTGACAATGATGCTAACAAACACATGTGGGTAGATGATTCTCCTTACCATGAAACGACCAACAGTGATATACGTACACGAGCTTGGATGGACAACTCTTATCAGCAAGTGAGCTGCAGTAGAACAGATGAACAAAGCGAATTTGGGGGACTTCATAAGCAGTTCCAGAGGGAGGTTCCAACAAACCCTGGCCCATACCAACTGCCAGGGCCAATGGGAGAAGAATTCCCACACATTGATATCATCAATGACTTGCTTGAGGAGGAACAAAGCAGTGGGAGCATGGCAGAGTCTACCTTCCACGAATACCATTCGTTTGGCTTGCCATTTTCTTCTAGAGGAAACTTAGTGAACTCTGAAGTGACTTCCGCAGGTAGCTCTGGCCGGTTGAACTTGACTGACCACTACTATGATGAGGGTTACCCTGTGGCTTATGACAGGCTGAATGCTCTTTATAGGTTGAGAGAGGGACAATTTTCCACACTTGATGCTTATTCCAATGGAAGGATGGATTCGATTACTTCAAAACCTTGGCTACATAACTTTTCAAATCCAGCGGTGAACCTTGGGGCTAACCTGAATGGATTCTCACGGCAAATGGGAAACTACACCAATTTAGGGAGTGGGCGGATGAACGGAGAATATCTGTATCACCATGCCAACGGGCAATGGTGA
- the LOC102717748 gene encoding TNF receptor-associated factor homolog 1b-like isoform X1 yields the protein MEHDMTVEDFIATNGLGTGGSIDTKDRSVPSSSLYEYRSCENVENGNPSTAPPFWDSDGEDDDPGPRPSDLFGRYTWRIENFSKEKKREMKSEPFEAGGYKWYILVYPQGCDVSNHLSLFLCVANHDKLLPGWSHFAQFTIAVGNHDPKKIKYSDTLHRFWKKEHDWGWKKFMELSKIHEGFLVDDVLEIIAQVQVIREKVDRPFRCLDRPYRRELLRVYMTNIEQIYRRFVEERRSRLCKLIEDKLRWSSFCAFWLAIDKRTRHRMSRERSDVILKIIVKDFFVEKEVTSTLVMDSLYTGLKALEYQSKNKSKKGIINSVDFEELPVPMVHVDMDMFVLAGDVIALLDRAALEPLPCQPVSPKDDKCSQSRTKDGSGEVNKVSIECEERRLTELGQMILETFALSHIFSGIEVAYQEAVALKRQEELIREEEEAWLLETEMKAKRGGTTEKDKRSKKKQAKQKKNNRKVKDKDREEKSNSNFAERSQDENTIHGKEDSKQAGRISTKIDASEEGASDVSDNLDESTEVHQTDTGDNISKPVNRMSDVNNEMKNVQIWKKHSSMENKSSSCSSESSTMSIVQDKRNNSLDSKDQISRNRGKTQRSRSISNMNSTQDVDDLPSSTTSSDRNSSGCGPAPKLDQETVLLTLKDRLRKLGERLHEKEIEGRKLLQAHLEKKAAAEAATCSSSSLSSNSLEETPEVLKSPDQSSVTTSAADINASPPKSLAVVTNDASKVTPAKPATILSTNSVPTVVPTLSKAEPVLCEGHVSSSAPQIDTPINSSPLQVDKAATLLSGFLLVDQALPVPSKSSAPQVDKVSKAVPAPPKSPAPQVDKVSIAVPTPLKSPATQVEKVAKAIPVRPKSPATQVEKVTKAIPTPKSPAPQVDKVTPLNPVSRQMPPASNSEAREVTVPKKAAIPSISQTPVISRPSSAPLFQAPRSTLPPTSAVQVPSMLSRSLTVAGRSRNEQSPSIPSYAGQTYRNAIVGKTNLDTSSASLDQSTSFGQSVTPSQPLSTYASAASAMVPPVGRDGQLASKQCFMFGQSKSEENWHPWKGDNDANKHMWVDDSPYHETTNSDIRTRAWMDNSYQQVSCSRTDEQSEFGGLHKQFQREVPTNPGPYQLPGPMGEEFPHIDIINDLLEEEQSSGSMAESTFHEYHSFGLPFSSRGNLVNSEVTSAGSSGRLNLTDHYYDEGYPVAYDRLNALYRLREGQFSTLDAYSNGRMDSITSKPWLHNFSNPAVNLGANLNGFSRQMGNYTNLGSGRMNGEYLYHHANGQW from the exons GGCCTAGACCTTCAGATTTATTTGGGCGGTATACTTGGAGAATTGAAAACTTttcaaaggagaagaaaagagaaatgaAAAGTGAACCGTTTGAAGCTGGTGGTTATAAATG gTACATTCTAGTCTACCCTCAAGGGTGTGATGTTTCCAATCACTTGTCATTATTTCTCTGTGTTGCTAATCACGACAAACTTCTTCCAG GATGGAGTCATTTTGCACAGTTTACTATAGCTGTGGGCAATCATGATccgaaaaaaattaaatattcag ACACCTTGCACAGGTTCTGGAAGAAAGAACATGACTGGGGATGGAAAAAGTTTATGGAGTTGTCAAAGATCCATGAAGGTTTCCTTGTTGATGATGTTCTTGAAATCATTGCTCAAGTTCAGGTTATCAG GGAGAAAGTGGACCGCCCATTTCGTTGCCTTGACCGCCCTTATCGACGAGAACTACTCCGTGTCTATATGACGAATATAGAGCAAATTTACCGGCGCTTTGTTGAAGAGCGCAGAAGTAGACTTTGCAAGCTCATTGAGGACAAACTGAGATGGTCCAG TTTCTGTGCCTTCTGGCTTGCAATTGACAAAAGAACAAGGCATCGCATGTCAAGAGAGAGGAGTGATGTCATACTGAAAATAATAGTGAAAGATTTCTTTGTTGAGAAAGAAGTAACTTCAACATTAGTTATGGACTCCCTTTATACAGGGTTGAAGGCCCTTGAGTACCAGAGCAAGAACAAGAGCAAGAAAGGCATAATAAACTCAGTGGATTTTGAAGAGCTGCCAGTGCCTATGGTCCATGTTGACATGGACATGTTTGTTTTGGCTGGTGATGTCATAGCTTTGCTTGACAGGGCAGCTTTAGAACCCTTGCCTTGTCAGCCTGTGTCTCCAAAGGATGACAAATGTTCCCAGAGCCGCACTAAG GATGGTTCTGGAGAAGTTAACAAAGTTTCGATTGAATGTGAAGAAAGGCGCCTAACTGAACTTGGTCAGATGATACTTGAAACATTTGCACTATCCCATATATTCAG TGGGATTGAGGTTGCCTATCAAGAAGCTGTTGCTTTGAAGAGGCAAGAGGAGCTTATtcgcgaggaggaagaagcttGGCTCCTTGAAACTGAGATGAAGGCGAAGCGTGGTGGTACCACTGAAAAGGACAAAcgttcaaagaaaaaacag GCAaaacagaagaagaacaatCGTAAGGTTAAAGACAAAGACAGAGAAGAAAAATccaattcaaattttgcagAAAGAAGTCAAGATGAAAACACAATTCATGGCAAGGAGGACTCTAAACAAGCAGGACGGATATCTACGAAAATAGATGCCTCTGAAGAAGGTGCCTCAGATGTGTCGGACAATTTAGATGAGTCCACTGAGGTACACCAAACTGACACTGGTGATAATATTTCAAAACCTGTTAATAGAATGAGTGATGTTAACAATGAGATGAAAAATGTGCAGATTTGGAAGAAACACTCTAGTATGGAGAATAAGTCATCATCATGTTCATCTGAATCTTCTACCATGAGTATTGTGCAAgacaaaagaaacaactcattGGACAGTAAAGATCAGATATCACGTAATAG AGGGAAAACTCAGCGCAGCAGGAGCATAAGCAATATGAACAGTACTCAAGATGTGGATGATCTTCCATCAAGCACGACTAGCTCAGACCGGAATTCATCTGGCTGTGGCCCAGCTCCGAAGCTTGATCAGGAGACTGTTCTACTTACCTTAAAAGATAGGCTTCGGAAACTTGGCGAACGCTTACATGAg AAGGAAATTGAGGGCAGGAAACTACTTCAGGCTCATTTGGAAAAGAAGGCAGCAGCCGAGGCAGCAACCTGTTCATCCTCGTCACTCTCATCCAATTCTTTAGAAGAGACTCCTGAAGTTCTGAAGAGCCCAGATCAATCCTCAGTAACTACCTCTGCTGCTGATATTAATGCATCACCTCCAAAATCTCTAGCAGTAGTCACTAATGATGCCAGTAAAGTCACTCCAGCAAAACCAGCCACCATTCTAAGCACTAATTCTGTGCCTACGGTTGTTCCCACTCTGAGTAAAGCAGAGCCAGTTTTGTGTGAAGGGCATGTGTCATCTTCGGCTCCACAAATTGATACTCCAATCAACTCAAGTCCACTGCAAGTTGATAAAGCTGCTACCCTTCTTTCAGGCTTTCTGCTTGTTGATCAAGCTCTTCCAGTTCCGTCTAAATCATCTGCACCACAGGTTGATAAGGTCTCTAAAGCTGTTCCCGCTCCCCCAAAATCACCTGCTCCACAGGTTGATAAGGTCTCTATAGCTGTTCCGACTCCCCTGAAATCACCTGCTACACAGGTTGAAAAAGTTGCTAAAGCTATTCCTGTGCGCCCAAAATCACCTGCCACACAAGTGGAAAAGGTTACTAAAGCCATTCCAACACCAAAATCGCCAGCACCTCAGGTTGATAAGGTTACCCCACTTAACCCTGTATCACGGCAAATGCCTCCTGCATCTAATTCAGAAGCTCGAGAAGTTACTGTTCCCAAAAAGGCTGCAATCCCTTCTATTTCCCAAACTCCTGTAATATCGAGGCCTTCAAGTGCTCCTTTGTTCCAGGCACCAAGATCAACTTTACCGCCTACTTCAGCAGTTCAAGTTCCCTCAATGCTTTCTCGCTCATTGACTGTGGCTGGACGATCGAGGAATGAACAATCCCCTTCTATCCCAAGTTATGCAGGACAGACCTACCGAAATGCCATCGTCGGTAAGACTAATCTTGATACAAGCTCAGCAAGTCTTGATCAGTCGACTTCTTTTGGCCAAAGTGTCACACCTTCACAGCCACTATCAACTTATGCCTCAGCAGCATCTGCCATGGTACCTCCTGTTGGAAGGGATGGGCAGTTGGCAAGTAAACAATGTTTTATGTTTGGGCAGAGCAAGTCAGAAGAAAACTGGCACCCATGGAAAGGTGACAATGATGCTAACAAACACATGTGGGTAGATGATTCTCCTTACCATGAAACGACCAACAGTGATATACGTACACGAGCTTGGATGGACAACTCTTATCAGCAAGTGAGCTGCAGTAGAACAGATGAACAAAGCGAATTTGGGGGACTTCATAAGCAGTTCCAGAGGGAGGTTCCAACAAACCCTGGCCCATACCAACTGCCAGGGCCAATGGGAGAAGAATTCCCACACATTGATATCATCAATGACTTGCTTGAGGAGGAACAAAGCAGTGGGAGCATGGCAGAGTCTACCTTCCACGAATACCATTCGTTTGGCTTGCCATTTTCTTCTAGAGGAAACTTAGTGAACTCTGAAGTGACTTCCGCAGGTAGCTCTGGCCGGTTGAACTTGACTGACCACTACTATGATGAGGGTTACCCTGTGGCTTATGACAGGCTGAATGCTCTTTATAGGTTGAGAGAGGGACAATTTTCCACACTTGATGCTTATTCCAATGGAAGGATGGATTCGATTACTTCAAAACCTTGGCTACATAACTTTTCAAATCCAGCGGTGAACCTTGGGGCTAACCTGAATGGATTCTCACGGCAAATGGGAAACTACACCAATTTAGGGAGTGGGCGGATGAACGGAGAATATCTGTATCACCATGCCAACGGGCAATGGTGA